The Echinicola jeungdonensis genome segment ACGGGTATGATTTTACCAGGGCCTGTTTGAAGTCTTTAGAAGAGGTGACTTTTAAGGAGTTCGAAATTATCCTTGTGGACAATGCTTCCATTGATGGCTCTTTGGATAAAATCAAAAATGAATTTGAAGATATTACTATTCTAAAGAATAAAAAAAACCTGGGCTTTACAGGAGGGAATAATGTGGCCATCCAATATGCCCTCCAGAAAGGATTTGACTATGTCATGTTGCTAAATAATGACACTTTAGTTGAAAAAAGATTTTTAGAACCCCTTTATCAGACCTTGGAGAAGGATTCCCAATTGGGAGCAGTTCAACCTCTCATGTATTTTCTCAACGAGCGGGAAAAGCTTTGGAATGGTGGAGGAAGGTTTAATTCCTGGACCGGAGCTTCTATTTCTATAAAACAAGCTCCCAATTACCAATTTCCATATTATACAGATTGGATCACCGGTTGTTGTATCATGGTGAGAACTGAGGTGATCCGGAAGGTTGGAGTGCTTAATGACCGGTACTTTGCTTATTTTGAGGATGTGGATTGGTCACTTAGGATGAGGAAAGCAGGGTTTTCATTGCAGGTGGTTCCTGGTTCCATTATCTATCATGAGGCAGCAGGATCCTCCAAAACCAAGAAAAAAGGCAAGGAAGGTTTTCTAAATCCCAAAGCCCATTACCTGAATGCCCGTAACCAACTTTTTCAGATCAGAAATCACCTTGGATTTCCCCATATTTTGTTTGCATGGCCTTTTCAATTGGGGAAATTATTTGCCTATGGTGCTTATTTTATCCTAAGGAACCGGCCTAAGAAACTGAAGGCTATTTTCCGTGGGATCAGGGATGGAATAAGTATGAACTGCCAATCTGAAAATCAACTAAAATAAAAGACCTTGTTATTCGCCATAGTTGTCATAGGGGTTACGGTTTTACTTTCGATTACTGTCAGAAAAATA includes the following:
- a CDS encoding glycosyltransferase family 2 protein, with translation MQKHSVAIIILNWNGYDFTRACLKSLEEVTFKEFEIILVDNASIDGSLDKIKNEFEDITILKNKKNLGFTGGNNVAIQYALQKGFDYVMLLNNDTLVEKRFLEPLYQTLEKDSQLGAVQPLMYFLNEREKLWNGGGRFNSWTGASISIKQAPNYQFPYYTDWITGCCIMVRTEVIRKVGVLNDRYFAYFEDVDWSLRMRKAGFSLQVVPGSIIYHEAAGSSKTKKKGKEGFLNPKAHYLNARNQLFQIRNHLGFPHILFAWPFQLGKLFAYGAYFILRNRPKKLKAIFRGIRDGISMNCQSENQLK